From Kangiella sp. TOML190, one genomic window encodes:
- the rpsG gene encoding 30S ribosomal protein S7, which produces MPRRRVVAKREILPDPKFGSEMLAKFINILMLDGKKSVAEKIVYGALDIMVEKKAGEEPVELFEQGLEKIRPMVEVKSRRVGGSTYQVPVEVRPSRQTALAMRWLVEAARKRSEKSMRERLAGEVMDALEGRGSAVKKREDVHRMAEANKAFSHYRW; this is translated from the coding sequence ATGCCAAGAAGACGTGTTGTCGCAAAACGCGAGATCCTTCCTGATCCTAAATTTGGTTCAGAAATGTTAGCTAAGTTCATCAACATTTTGATGCTTGACGGTAAAAAGTCAGTTGCAGAAAAAATCGTTTATGGTGCGCTTGATATTATGGTTGAAAAGAAAGCTGGTGAAGAGCCGGTTGAATTGTTCGAGCAAGGCCTTGAGAAAATCCGCCCTATGGTGGAAGTAAAGTCTCGCCGTGTTGGTGGTTCAACTTATCAGGTTCCAGTAGAAGTTCGTCCTTCTCGTCAAACTGCACTAGCGATGCGCTGGTTGGTTGAAGCTGCTCGTAAGCGTAGTGAAAAGTCTATGCGTGAGCGTTTAGCTGGCGAAGTTATGGATGCGCTTGAAGGTCGTGGTTCAGCGGTTAAGAAACGTGAAGACGTTCACCGTATGGCTGAAGCGAACAAAGCATTCTCACACTACCGTTGGTAA
- the rpoB gene encoding DNA-directed RNA polymerase subunit beta: MAYSYTEKKRIRKDFGRRSNTLDVPYLLAIQKDSYREFIEQKQGSDESGLDAAFKSIFPIESYSGNAALEFVSYRLGEPVFNVKECQIRGVTYAAPLRVTIRLVIYDKDSKTKKVKDIREQEVYMGELPLMTDNGTFVINGTERVIVSQLHRSPGVFFDSDRGKTHSSGKLLYQARVIPYRGSWLDFEFDPKDMLYVRIDRRRKLPSSIILRALEYSTQDMLDIFFERDTFFVTKKGDIQLELIPSRLRGETATFDIKAKSKVVVEEGRRITPRHIKALETAGVKKLDVPSDYILGRALGSDLIDKESGEIVAEANAEITEELLATIIEAGVTEIPTLYTNDLDHGPYMSDTLRIDPSTTALEAKVEIYRMMRPGEPPTQEAAEGLFDNLFFNGERYDLSRVGRMKFNRRVGRDEIEGQGTLSNDDIIDVMKTLIDIRNGNGTVDDIDHLGNRRIRSVGEMAENQFRVGLVRVERAVKERLSQAESENLMPQDLINAKPVSAAVKEFFGSSQLSQFMDQNNPLSEITHKRRVSALGPGGLTRERAGFEVRDVHPTHYGRVCPIETPEGPNIGLINSLSCYARTNEYGFLETPYRRVVKGKATDVVDYLSAIDEGKFVIAQANAELDKKGNFVEELVPSRQLGEFILATPDQVEYMDVSPQQIVSVAASMIPFLEHDDANRALMGSNMQRQAVPTLRAEKPLVGTGMERTVAVDSGVVVAAKRGGVVDQVDASRVVIRVNEEEVGENDSGVDIYNFTKYTRSNQNTCINQRPIVKQGDVIARGDVLADGPSTDLGELALGQNMRVAFMPWNGYNFEDSILISENVVQEDRFTSIHIQELTCVSRDTKLGPEEITADIPNVGESALSKLDESGIVYIGAEVKPGDILVGKVTPKGETQLTPEEKLLRAIFGEKASDVKDTSLRVGTSTFGTVIDVQVFTRDGVEKDARAKDIENEEVARAKKDINDEFRILADNIYQRARNLVSGCVAEKGPNKLKKGSKVTVDYLNELEPAQVLEIQLRVEEKQQQLENLANFITEQKKVYDQKFEAQKLKITQGDELAPGVQKIVKVYLAVKRRIQPGDKMAGRHGNKGVISNIVPVEDMPYDENGEPVDIVLNPLGVPSRMNIGQVLETHLGWAAKGVGIKIGELLDTGKAPKTVRAFLNKVYNHRDQKEVDLAQLSDDEVMNMASNLRKGVPMGTPVFDGAKEEDIHAMFDLAELPKTGQTWLYDGRTGDQFERPVTVGYMYMLKLNHLVDDKMHARSTGSYSLVTQQPLGGKAQFGGQRFGEMEVWALEAYGAAYTLQEMLTVKSDDVNGRTRMYKNIVDGDHRMEPGMPESFNVLTKEIRSLAINIELEHEE, encoded by the coding sequence ATGGCATATTCTTACACTGAGAAAAAGCGAATCCGCAAGGATTTCGGTCGTCGTTCAAATACTCTCGATGTGCCTTATCTGTTGGCAATCCAGAAAGATTCATACCGTGAATTTATTGAGCAAAAGCAAGGCTCTGATGAATCGGGTTTGGATGCAGCCTTTAAATCGATTTTCCCAATTGAAAGTTATTCTGGCAACGCAGCTCTAGAATTTGTGAGCTACCGTTTAGGCGAGCCAGTTTTCAATGTTAAAGAATGTCAGATCCGTGGCGTAACTTACGCAGCGCCGCTTCGCGTGACTATTCGCTTAGTGATCTATGATAAAGATTCTAAGACGAAGAAAGTCAAAGACATCCGCGAACAAGAAGTTTATATGGGCGAATTACCATTGATGACAGACAATGGTACTTTCGTTATTAACGGTACTGAGCGTGTTATCGTATCGCAACTACACCGTTCACCTGGTGTGTTCTTCGACTCAGATCGTGGTAAAACCCACAGCTCAGGTAAGTTGTTATATCAAGCACGGGTGATTCCTTACCGTGGTTCATGGTTAGATTTTGAATTCGATCCAAAAGACATGCTTTACGTGCGAATTGACCGTCGTCGTAAATTGCCATCGTCTATTATCTTGCGTGCATTAGAATATAGCACTCAAGACATGTTGGATATTTTCTTCGAGCGAGACACCTTCTTTGTGACTAAGAAAGGTGATATCCAATTAGAATTAATTCCATCACGTTTACGTGGTGAGACTGCCACTTTTGATATTAAAGCAAAATCAAAAGTCGTAGTAGAAGAAGGTCGCCGTATCACGCCTCGTCACATTAAAGCGTTAGAAACTGCTGGTGTGAAGAAGCTAGATGTACCATCGGACTACATTTTAGGCCGTGCTTTAGGTTCAGATCTGATCGACAAAGAGTCAGGTGAAATCGTTGCTGAAGCAAATGCTGAAATTACCGAAGAATTATTAGCGACCATTATTGAAGCAGGCGTGACCGAAATCCCAACGCTTTACACTAACGATTTGGACCACGGTCCTTACATGTCGGATACTTTGCGTATTGATCCTTCAACCACTGCTTTAGAAGCAAAAGTTGAAATTTACCGCATGATGCGTCCGGGCGAGCCACCAACACAAGAAGCCGCTGAAGGTTTGTTTGATAACTTATTCTTCAATGGTGAGCGTTATGACTTGTCGCGCGTTGGTCGTATGAAATTCAACCGTCGCGTGGGACGTGATGAGATTGAAGGCCAAGGCACTTTATCCAACGACGATATTATCGACGTGATGAAAACCTTGATCGATATTCGTAACGGTAACGGTACCGTGGATGACATCGATCACTTGGGTAACCGTCGTATTCGCTCTGTTGGTGAGATGGCGGAAAACCAATTCCGTGTCGGTTTAGTTCGTGTTGAACGTGCTGTTAAAGAGCGTTTATCGCAAGCCGAGAGTGAGAACTTGATGCCGCAAGATTTGATCAACGCCAAGCCAGTATCGGCGGCGGTGAAAGAATTCTTTGGTTCAAGCCAATTGTCTCAATTTATGGATCAAAACAATCCATTATCGGAAATTACCCACAAGCGTCGTGTTTCTGCACTAGGACCTGGCGGTCTTACGCGTGAGCGCGCGGGCTTTGAGGTTCGTGACGTACACCCAACCCACTATGGCCGTGTTTGTCCGATTGAAACGCCGGAAGGTCCAAACATTGGTTTGATCAACTCGCTATCTTGTTACGCGCGTACCAACGAATACGGTTTCCTAGAAACTCCGTACCGCCGTGTGGTTAAAGGTAAGGCGACGGACGTGGTCGATTATTTATCAGCGATCGACGAAGGTAAGTTCGTTATCGCCCAGGCCAACGCTGAGTTAGATAAAAAAGGTAACTTCGTAGAAGAGTTAGTACCTTCGCGTCAATTAGGCGAATTTATTTTAGCGACACCGGATCAAGTAGAATATATGGACGTTTCGCCGCAGCAGATCGTATCGGTGGCAGCGTCTATGATCCCATTCCTTGAACACGATGATGCGAACCGTGCTTTGATGGGCTCGAACATGCAACGACAAGCGGTTCCAACCTTACGTGCTGAAAAACCATTAGTGGGCACTGGTATGGAGCGCACTGTGGCTGTTGATTCTGGTGTGGTGGTTGCTGCAAAACGTGGCGGTGTGGTGGATCAAGTCGATGCCAGCCGTGTAGTGATTCGGGTTAATGAAGAAGAGGTTGGCGAGAACGATTCTGGTGTTGATATTTATAACTTCACCAAGTACACCCGTTCTAACCAAAATACTTGTATTAACCAACGTCCAATCGTTAAACAAGGCGACGTGATAGCGCGTGGCGATGTGTTAGCTGATGGTCCTTCAACTGACTTGGGTGAGTTGGCGTTAGGTCAAAATATGCGTGTAGCCTTCATGCCTTGGAATGGTTATAACTTTGAGGATTCGATCCTTATTTCTGAAAACGTTGTTCAGGAAGATCGCTTCACCAGTATCCATATTCAAGAGCTAACCTGTGTATCGCGTGATACTAAGTTAGGCCCTGAAGAAATCACAGCGGATATTCCAAACGTTGGCGAAAGCGCATTAAGCAAACTTGACGAGTCAGGTATTGTTTACATTGGCGCTGAGGTTAAGCCCGGCGACATCCTAGTGGGTAAAGTTACCCCTAAGGGCGAAACCCAATTAACTCCAGAAGAAAAGCTATTGAGAGCTATCTTTGGTGAGAAAGCTTCTGACGTTAAAGATACTTCTTTACGCGTTGGCACTTCAACCTTCGGTACGGTCATTGACGTGCAAGTCTTTACTCGTGACGGCGTTGAAAAAGATGCTCGTGCTAAAGATATCGAAAACGAAGAAGTGGCTCGCGCCAAGAAAGATATTAATGATGAATTCCGTATCTTAGCGGATAATATCTATCAGCGTGCGCGTAACTTGGTATCAGGTTGTGTCGCTGAAAAAGGCCCGAACAAGTTGAAGAAAGGCAGCAAAGTTACTGTTGATTACTTGAACGAGTTAGAGCCGGCGCAAGTGTTGGAAATTCAATTGCGAGTTGAAGAAAAGCAACAGCAACTTGAAAACTTAGCCAACTTTATCACTGAGCAGAAGAAAGTTTACGATCAGAAGTTCGAAGCGCAAAAATTAAAAATCACTCAAGGTGATGAGCTAGCGCCAGGTGTGCAAAAAATCGTTAAGGTTTATTTGGCGGTTAAACGTCGAATTCAGCCAGGCGATAAAATGGCGGGTCGTCACGGTAACAAGGGTGTGATTTCTAACATCGTTCCAGTTGAAGATATGCCGTACGACGAAAATGGCGAGCCTGTGGATATCGTTTTGAATCCGTTAGGCGTTCCATCACGTATGAACATTGGTCAAGTATTGGAAACTCACCTAGGCTGGGCGGCGAAAGGCGTTGGCATAAAAATTGGTGAGCTTTTAGATACTGGCAAGGCGCCAAAAACGGTTCGTGCTTTCTTGAACAAGGTGTACAACCACCGCGATCAAAAAGAAGTTGATTTAGCGCAATTGTCTGATGATGAAGTGATGAATATGGCTTCTAACTTGCGCAAAGGTGTTCCTATGGGCACGCCGGTATTTGACGGTGCAAAAGAAGAAGATATTCATGCCATGTTTGATTTGGCTGAATTACCTAAAACGGGCCAAACTTGGCTATACGACGGTCGTACTGGCGATCAATTCGAGCGTCCGGTCACTGTGGGCTACATGTATATGCTTAAGTTGAACCACTTGGTTGATGACAAGATGCATGCTCGTTCAACTGGTTCATACAGCTTGGTAACACAGCAACCGTTGGGCGGTAAAGCCCAGTTCGGTGGCCAGCGTTTCGGTGAGATGGAAGTGTGGGCGCTTGAAGCTTATGGCGCTGCTTACACCTTGCAAGAAATGCTTACGGTTAAGTCGGATGATGTTAATGGTCGTACTCGTATGTACAAAAACATCGTTGATGGCGATCACCGCATGGAGCCAGGTATGCCTGAGTCATTCAACGTATTGACTAAGGAAATTCGCTCGCTGGCGATTAACATCGAGTTAGAGCACGAAGAGTAA
- the rpoC gene encoding DNA-directed RNA polymerase subunit beta', translating into MKDLLNFIKQQNQSEEFDAIRIGLASPDQIRSWSFGEVKKPETINYRTFKPERDGLFCAKIFGPVKDYECLCGKYKRLKHRGIICEKCGVEVTLTKVRRERMGHIDLACPVAHIWFLKSLPSRIGMLLDMTLRDIERVLYFEAFVVTDPGMTTLETGQLLSEEAYLDALEEFGDDFEAKMGAEAVSALLDHIDLQEEATRIREEDIPSTNSETKLKKLSKRLKLLEAFLESGNDPQWMIMTILPVLPPDLRPLVPLDGGRFATSDLNDLYRRVINRNNRLKRLLDLNAPDIIVRNEKRMLQESVDALLDNGRRGRAITGSNKRPLKSLADMIKGKQGRFRQNLLGKRVDYSGRSVIVVGPTLKLHQCGLPKKMALELFKPFIYSKLEGRGLATTIKAAKKMVEREEPIVWDILEEVIREHPVMLNRAPTLHRLGLQAFEPVLIEGKAIQLHPLVCVAFNADFDGDQMAVHVPLTIEAQLEARALMMSTNNILSPANGEPIIVPTQDVVLGLYYLTRERINAKGEGMVFTDADEVQRAYANGVVDLHAKVKVRLPIVHFDEAGERTDSIELLDTTVGRSLLWGIVPDGISFELVNQPMTKKAISKLVNTCYRERGLKATVIFADQLMYTGFSYATRSGASVGIEDMQIPEIKAEIIDAAEKEVAEIQEQFNSGLVTQGERYNKVVDIWSHTNEKVAKAMMDNIGTEEVTDKEGNTSREPSFNSIFMMADSGARGSAAQIRQLAGMRGLMAKPDGSIIEMPIKANFREGLDVSQYFISTHGARKGLADTALKTANSGYLTRRLVDVAQDMVITKEDCGTENGLVMTPLIEGGDVVEPLSERVLGRVVAEHVYIPGTDDVLAEAGTLLDEKWVEILEKNSVDEVRVRSVITCDTRTGVCAACYGRDLARGHLINQGEAVGVIAAQSIGEPGTQLTMRTFHIGGAASRASAENNVQIKNDGEIRLKNAKTVERKDKKLVIVSRSAELNVIDEFGRERERYKVPYGAVLSAQEGAKATGGDIVANWDPHTHPIIAELGGKIQFVDMLEGVNIERQTDELTGLSSIVITENKQRTGKGSDVKPAIKLVDKKGKELHIPGTDVPAVYFLPTNAIVNLEDGSEVNIGDAIARIPQESSKTKDITGGLPRVADLFEARKPKESAILAEISGTVSFGKETKGKRRLVITPQDGGDAYEELIPKWRHLNVFEGEKVEKGEVVSDGADNPHDILRLKGITELARYIVNEVQEVYRLQGVGINDKHIEVVIRQMLRKCIVSNPGDSRLLRGDQMEVVRVLEENDKLIEAGKDPVEFERVLMGITKASLATESFISAASFQETTRVLTEAAVNGKMDDLRGLKENVIVGRLIPAGTGLSYHQERRQKRAEVLVEDAGPSADEVEQALSEELSSIEEATEE; encoded by the coding sequence GTGAAAGATTTATTAAATTTTATTAAGCAACAAAATCAGTCTGAAGAGTTTGATGCGATCCGTATTGGTTTGGCTTCGCCAGACCAAATTCGCTCATGGTCTTTTGGTGAAGTAAAAAAACCTGAGACGATTAACTATCGTACTTTCAAGCCAGAAAGAGATGGTTTGTTCTGTGCCAAAATTTTTGGCCCAGTAAAAGATTACGAATGTTTGTGTGGTAAATACAAACGCTTAAAACACCGCGGAATTATCTGCGAAAAATGTGGCGTTGAAGTTACCTTAACGAAAGTGCGTCGTGAGCGTATGGGGCATATTGATTTAGCCTGTCCGGTTGCCCACATTTGGTTCTTGAAATCATTGCCAAGCCGCATTGGTATGTTGCTTGACATGACCTTGCGTGACATTGAGCGCGTACTGTATTTCGAAGCCTTTGTGGTTACTGATCCGGGTATGACGACGTTAGAGACTGGCCAGTTATTAAGCGAAGAAGCTTATTTAGATGCGCTAGAAGAGTTTGGCGATGACTTTGAGGCCAAAATGGGTGCCGAAGCGGTATCTGCTTTATTGGATCACATCGATTTGCAAGAAGAAGCGACGCGTATTCGCGAAGAAGATATTCCAAGCACCAATTCTGAAACAAAACTGAAGAAACTGTCTAAGCGTTTAAAACTATTAGAAGCTTTCTTGGAGTCTGGTAACGATCCACAATGGATGATCATGACCATCTTGCCAGTACTTCCGCCAGATTTGCGTCCACTAGTACCGTTGGATGGTGGTCGTTTCGCAACTTCTGATTTGAACGATTTATACCGTCGTGTGATTAACCGTAACAACCGTTTGAAGCGTTTATTAGACCTAAATGCTCCTGACATTATCGTGCGCAACGAAAAGCGTATGTTACAAGAGTCGGTTGACGCGCTATTAGATAACGGTCGTCGTGGTCGTGCCATTACCGGTTCTAACAAGCGTCCATTGAAATCTTTGGCAGATATGATCAAAGGTAAGCAAGGTCGTTTCCGTCAGAACTTACTAGGTAAGCGTGTTGATTACTCTGGTCGTTCGGTGATCGTGGTTGGTCCTACTTTAAAACTGCATCAGTGTGGTCTTCCTAAAAAGATGGCATTGGAATTATTCAAACCATTTATTTACAGCAAGCTTGAAGGTCGTGGTTTAGCGACAACGATCAAAGCGGCTAAGAAAATGGTTGAGCGCGAAGAACCAATCGTTTGGGATATTTTAGAAGAAGTGATTCGTGAGCATCCGGTGATGTTAAACCGTGCCCCAACACTTCACAGACTTGGTTTACAAGCGTTTGAGCCAGTGCTGATCGAAGGTAAAGCGATCCAGTTGCACCCATTAGTGTGTGTGGCCTTTAACGCTGACTTCGATGGTGACCAAATGGCGGTACACGTACCATTAACTATCGAAGCGCAATTAGAAGCGCGTGCCTTGATGATGTCAACTAACAACATCTTGTCGCCTGCTAACGGTGAGCCAATCATCGTTCCAACCCAAGACGTGGTGCTAGGTTTATATTACCTTACTCGTGAGCGCATCAACGCTAAAGGTGAAGGCATGGTCTTTACCGATGCGGATGAAGTGCAGCGTGCTTACGCTAATGGCGTGGTAGATTTGCATGCGAAAGTAAAGGTTCGTTTGCCTATCGTTCATTTTGACGAAGCGGGCGAGCGTACCGATTCGATTGAATTATTAGACACTACGGTTGGTCGTTCATTGCTTTGGGGTATCGTTCCTGACGGTATCAGCTTTGAATTGGTGAACCAACCAATGACTAAGAAAGCGATCTCAAAATTGGTCAATACTTGTTACCGTGAGCGCGGCTTGAAAGCAACGGTAATTTTCGCCGACCAACTGATGTACACCGGTTTCTCCTACGCGACGCGTTCAGGTGCTTCGGTGGGTATCGAAGATATGCAAATTCCGGAAATCAAAGCTGAGATTATCGACGCTGCGGAAAAAGAAGTTGCTGAGATTCAAGAACAGTTTAACTCTGGTTTGGTAACTCAAGGCGAGCGCTACAACAAAGTTGTTGATATCTGGTCGCACACCAACGAAAAAGTTGCTAAAGCGATGATGGACAATATCGGTACTGAAGAAGTGACTGATAAAGAAGGTAACACTTCACGCGAACCATCGTTCAATTCGATCTTTATGATGGCTGACTCGGGTGCTCGTGGTAGTGCCGCTCAGATCCGTCAGTTAGCTGGTATGCGTGGTTTGATGGCAAAACCGGATGGCTCGATTATCGAAATGCCAATTAAGGCGAACTTCCGTGAAGGTCTAGACGTATCGCAATACTTCATCTCGACTCACGGTGCGCGTAAAGGTTTGGCCGATACCGCATTGAAAACCGCGAACTCAGGTTACTTAACCCGTCGTTTGGTTGACGTTGCTCAAGACATGGTTATCACTAAAGAAGACTGTGGCACTGAAAACGGTTTGGTGATGACACCATTAATCGAAGGCGGTGACGTAGTTGAGCCATTGAGTGAGCGAGTGCTAGGTCGTGTGGTCGCTGAGCATGTGTATATCCCAGGTACTGACGATGTATTAGCTGAAGCGGGTACCTTGTTGGACGAGAAATGGGTTGAGATCCTTGAGAAGAACTCAGTGGACGAAGTTAGAGTTCGCTCGGTGATTACTTGTGATACTCGTACTGGCGTTTGTGCGGCTTGTTATGGTCGTGACCTAGCGCGTGGCCACTTGATCAACCAAGGTGAAGCGGTTGGTGTTATCGCAGCCCAATCAATTGGTGAGCCAGGTACTCAGTTGACGATGCGTACTTTCCACATTGGTGGTGCGGCGTCTCGTGCTTCTGCTGAAAACAATGTACAAATTAAAAACGACGGTGAAATTCGCTTGAAGAATGCGAAAACCGTTGAACGTAAAGACAAAAAATTAGTGATTGTATCGCGTTCAGCTGAATTGAACGTAATCGATGAGTTCGGTCGTGAACGTGAGCGTTATAAAGTTCCTTATGGTGCGGTATTGAGCGCGCAAGAAGGCGCTAAAGCCACCGGTGGTGACATTGTTGCCAACTGGGATCCGCATACTCACCCAATCATTGCTGAGCTTGGCGGTAAGATCCAATTCGTTGACATGCTTGAAGGTGTCAACATTGAGCGTCAAACGGATGAATTAACCGGTTTGAGCTCAATCGTAATTACGGAAAACAAGCAGCGTACAGGTAAAGGCTCTGACGTTAAACCAGCGATTAAGTTGGTAGACAAGAAGGGTAAAGAACTGCATATTCCTGGAACTGATGTTCCGGCAGTTTATTTCTTACCAACCAACGCTATCGTTAATTTAGAAGATGGCTCAGAAGTGAACATCGGTGATGCGATTGCGCGTATCCCACAAGAAAGCTCGAAGACCAAGGATATTACCGGTGGTCTACCTCGAGTTGCTGACTTGTTTGAAGCTCGTAAACCAAAAGAGTCTGCAATCTTGGCAGAAATCTCAGGTACTGTGAGCTTTGGTAAAGAAACTAAAGGTAAGCGTCGTCTCGTTATCACTCCTCAAGACGGTGGCGATGCTTATGAAGAGTTGATCCCGAAATGGCGTCACCTAAACGTGTTTGAAGGTGAGAAAGTTGAAAAAGGTGAGGTGGTATCAGACGGTGCTGACAACCCACATGACATCTTACGCTTGAAAGGGATCACGGAACTTGCTCGTTACATTGTGAACGAAGTGCAAGAGGTTTATCGTCTGCAAGGTGTTGGCATTAACGATAAGCACATCGAGGTTGTGATCCGCCAGATGTTGCGTAAGTGTATCGTATCTAACCCAGGTGATTCGCGCTTGTTAAGAGGCGATCAGATGGAAGTGGTGCGAGTGTTAGAAGAGAACGATAAGTTAATTGAAGCAGGTAAAGATCCGGTAGAGTTCGAGCGGGTGCTAATGGGTATCACCAAAGCATCGCTGGCTACTGAATCCTTTATCTCGGCGGCATCTTTCCAAGAAACGACCCGTGTACTTACCGAGGCGGCTGTCAACGGTAAAATGGACGATTTACGTGGCTTGAAAGAAAACGTGATTGTGGGTCGCTTGATCCCGGCAGGTACCGGTTTAAGCTATCACCAAGAGCGTCGCCAAAAGCGTGCTGAAGTGCTAGTGGAAGACGCGGGCCCATCAGCCGACGAAGTAGAACAGGCCTTATCGGAAGAGCTAAGCTCAATCGAAGAGGCCACTGAGGAATAA
- the rpsL gene encoding 30S ribosomal protein S12 has translation MATINQLVRKPRVKQVKKTNVPALEACPQKRGVCTRVYTTTPKKPNSALRKVARVRLTNGFEVTSYIGGEGHNLQEHSVVMIRGGRVKDLPGVRYHCVRGTLDLAGVKDRKQGRSKYGAKRPK, from the coding sequence ATGGCTACTATTAATCAGCTAGTAAGAAAACCTCGCGTAAAGCAGGTTAAGAAAACTAACGTACCAGCGCTAGAAGCTTGCCCGCAGAAGCGTGGCGTTTGTACTCGTGTTTACACGACTACTCCAAAAAAACCAAACTCGGCACTTCGTAAAGTGGCTCGTGTACGTTTAACCAACGGTTTTGAAGTGACTTCATACATCGGTGGTGAAGGTCACAATCTTCAAGAGCACAGCGTTGTCATGATCCGTGGCGGTCGTGTAAAGGATTTGCCAGGTGTTCGTTATCACTGTGTTCGTGGTACTTTAGACTTAGCTGGCGTCAAAGATCGTAAGCAAGGTCGTTCTAAGTACGGTGCTAAGCGCCCTAAATAA
- the rplL gene encoding 50S ribosomal protein L7/L12, protein MALSKDDLLNAIAEMSVMEVVELVEAMEEKFGVSAAAAVAVAGPAAGGDAGAAAEQTEFDVVMKSFGGNKVAVIKAIRGITGLGLKEAKDMVEGAPVAVKEGVEKAEAEDVKKQLEEAGAEVEVK, encoded by the coding sequence ATGGCTCTATCTAAAGACGATTTATTGAACGCTATCGCTGAAATGAGCGTTATGGAAGTAGTGGAACTTGTTGAAGCTATGGAAGAAAAATTCGGTGTTTCTGCTGCTGCAGCTGTAGCAGTAGCTGGCCCTGCAGCTGGCGGCGACGCTGGCGCTGCTGCTGAGCAAACTGAGTTTGACGTAGTAATGAAAAGCTTCGGCGGTAACAAAGTAGCTGTAATTAAAGCTATCCGCGGCATCACTGGTCTTGGCTTGAAAGAAGCTAAAGACATGGTTGAAGGCGCTCCTGTTGCTGTTAAAGAAGGCGTTGAGAAAGCAGAAGCTGAAGACGTTAAAAAGCAATTGGAAGAAGCTGGCGCTGAAGTTGAAGTTAAGTAA